The sequence ACCAATCCGGTACTATATCCCGTTTAGCTGTCGACCAATTTGTCTGATTGGCTGGCTTTCTCTGTCTTGCCTTTCTTTGTTGCTCCAATGGACTGGCATCCTCTACTGTTTTCACGGCCATCCTAGACCAATTCAACAGCACACTTTCTAAATATTTCACCCCTTTTGCCTCTGCTTTGGCAGCAAGCTCCATTGCTTTGGATAACAACTCATAACCATACTCTTCATACCACTGAGTTAACAGTTCATAGTTAAATGGTGATTCACTGATTCCTTTTTAGTTATCTCTTGAATCTTGAAGTGGAGATATTACGGACAGTTAGCGCCGTGATAAAAGATATAAAGCATAATACAATAATTTGACTCATTTATTAAATAACATTATAATACAATATAAGAAAACCGAGTGGCTGTTACCACTCGGTGTCAGTAACT is a genomic window of Gracilibacillus salinarum containing:
- a CDS encoding DnaD domain-containing protein; this encodes MSESPFNYELLTQWYEEYGYELLSKAMELAAKAEAKGVKYLESVLLNWSRMAVKTVEDASPLEQQRKARQRKPANQTNWSTAKRDIVPDWYMKQKSQPVKQKTETEEEKRRKAAEADRMLEEYLKKGEE